A genomic segment from Blastococcus sp. PRF04-17 encodes:
- a CDS encoding inositol monophosphatase family protein, with the protein MSASAADPRALLDLAVAVAREAAELVRRGRASAADSVDVKSSPVDVVTAVDKASEELIVGRLLTARPDDGVLGEEGASRPGTSGVRWVVDPIDGTVNFLYDFPAYAVSIAAEVDGVVRAGVVLNVATGETFTAVSGEGAQLDAPGRPDPVRLHGSRPASLEQTLVATGFGYQVEQRRAQGAVVAQLVTRVRDIRRNGSAALDLCSAAAGRVDAYYELDLNPWDHGAGALIAAEAGLVLAGLDGRPFAEPMAIAVAPSIAEPFLELLSHLHAAAG; encoded by the coding sequence GTGAGCGCATCCGCCGCCGATCCGCGTGCCCTGCTCGATCTCGCCGTAGCCGTCGCCCGGGAGGCGGCCGAGCTGGTCCGCCGGGGCCGGGCGTCGGCCGCCGACTCCGTCGACGTCAAGTCCAGCCCGGTCGACGTCGTCACCGCCGTCGACAAGGCCAGCGAGGAGCTGATCGTGGGGCGGCTGCTGACCGCGCGCCCGGACGACGGCGTGCTGGGGGAGGAGGGTGCGTCCCGCCCGGGCACCAGCGGCGTCCGGTGGGTCGTCGACCCGATCGACGGCACCGTGAACTTCCTCTACGACTTCCCGGCGTACGCCGTCTCGATCGCCGCCGAGGTCGACGGCGTCGTGCGGGCGGGCGTCGTCCTCAACGTGGCGACCGGCGAGACCTTCACCGCCGTCTCGGGGGAGGGCGCCCAGCTCGACGCTCCCGGCAGGCCGGACCCGGTCCGGCTGCACGGCAGCCGGCCGGCGTCGCTCGAGCAGACGCTGGTCGCGACCGGCTTCGGCTACCAGGTGGAGCAGCGCCGCGCCCAGGGCGCGGTGGTGGCCCAGCTCGTGACGCGGGTGCGCGACATCCGGCGCAACGGCAGCGCCGCGCTGGACCTGTGCTCCGCGGCGGCCGGGCGCGTCGACGCCTACTACGAGCTGGATCTCAACCCCTGGGACCACGGGGCCGGCGCGCTGATCGCCGCCGAGGCCGGGCTGGTCCTCGCCGGCCTGGACGGCCGGCCGTTCGCCGAACCGATGGCGATCGCGGTGGCCCCCTCGATCGCGGAGCCGTTCCTCGAGCTGCTCAGCCACCTGCACGCCGCGGCCGGCTAG
- a CDS encoding LytR C-terminal domain-containing protein, giving the protein MALRTERPPVRPRSGRRPIPPLIFLLVLAIAAAGVWWNVLRTEEKRAAEEEAACETAEAAPPSLDPATVNLRVLNATDTAGLASQVGEALAARGFVVDEVGNDDTGREVTGVGELRHGPRGSEAAEFVRVFLPGAGDFLDTRATAQVDVVVGPEFSTLATPEEVAAALVPPEEAAAC; this is encoded by the coding sequence GTGGCGCTGCGGACCGAACGCCCGCCGGTGCGCCCGCGCAGCGGCCGCCGCCCGATCCCCCCGCTGATCTTCCTCCTGGTGCTCGCCATCGCGGCCGCCGGCGTGTGGTGGAACGTGCTCCGCACCGAGGAGAAGAGGGCCGCCGAGGAGGAGGCCGCCTGCGAGACGGCCGAGGCGGCCCCGCCGTCCCTTGACCCCGCCACGGTCAACCTGCGCGTCCTCAACGCGACCGACACCGCGGGCCTGGCCAGTCAGGTGGGCGAGGCGCTGGCCGCGCGCGGCTTCGTCGTCGACGAGGTGGGCAACGACGACACCGGCCGCGAGGTCACCGGCGTGGGCGAGCTGCGGCACGGTCCCCGCGGCTCCGAGGCCGCCGAGTTCGTCCGGGTCTTCCTGCCCGGGGCCGGCGACTTCCTCGACACCCGCGCCACCGCGCAGGTCGACGTCGTCGTCGGGCCCGAGTTCAGCACGCTGGCCACCCCGGAGGAGGTCGCCGCGGCGCTCGTGCCCCCGGAGGAAGCCGCCGCCTGCTAG
- a CDS encoding phosphotransferase family protein: protein MATPVGADPTVVGPYLASTFDDERWRSVTVELIAAGMSNLTYVVTPEGGSAEDAVILRRPPTGAVLATAHDMAREHRVISALGPTDVPVPRTLHLCTDDSVLGAPFYVMERVAGIHVVSEFPPGYADQPEQRRLVGERLIDVLADLHSVDHDAVGLSDFGRPEGFAARQVRRWTKQWDATRDRERPGLDALAARLAETVPTTQRSSIVHGDYRLDNCLLDPDEPGRIRAVLDWEMSTLGDPLTDIGMMFVYWPEAGEERASSMSPVTTLPGFPTRREVAERYAQRTGADLSDLNWYVGFAFFKFAAIIAGIVARSAAGAMAGKDTSGYADRIDPCVELGRAALDDGVI from the coding sequence GTGGCGACTCCCGTGGGTGCTGACCCGACCGTCGTCGGGCCCTACCTGGCCTCGACGTTCGACGACGAGCGCTGGCGGTCGGTGACCGTCGAGCTGATCGCCGCGGGCATGTCGAACCTCACCTACGTGGTGACGCCGGAGGGCGGCTCGGCCGAGGACGCGGTGATCCTGCGGCGCCCGCCGACGGGCGCCGTCCTGGCCACCGCGCACGACATGGCCCGCGAGCACCGGGTCATCTCCGCGCTCGGCCCGACCGACGTACCGGTCCCCCGGACGCTGCACCTCTGCACCGACGACTCGGTGCTGGGCGCACCGTTCTACGTGATGGAGCGCGTGGCCGGCATCCACGTGGTCAGCGAGTTCCCGCCCGGCTACGCCGACCAGCCGGAGCAGCGCCGTCTCGTCGGCGAGCGGCTGATCGACGTGCTCGCCGATCTGCACTCGGTCGACCACGACGCGGTCGGACTGTCGGACTTCGGCCGGCCCGAGGGATTCGCCGCCCGGCAGGTGCGCCGCTGGACCAAGCAGTGGGACGCGACCCGCGACCGCGAGCGTCCGGGGCTCGACGCCCTCGCCGCCCGGCTGGCCGAGACGGTGCCGACGACGCAGCGGTCGAGCATCGTGCACGGCGACTACCGGCTCGACAACTGCCTCCTCGACCCCGACGAGCCCGGGCGGATCCGTGCGGTGCTCGACTGGGAGATGTCGACCCTCGGCGACCCGCTGACCGACATCGGGATGATGTTCGTCTACTGGCCCGAGGCCGGTGAGGAGCGCGCCTCCTCGATGAGCCCGGTGACGACGCTGCCCGGCTTCCCGACCCGGCGCGAGGTGGCCGAGCGGTACGCGCAGCGCACCGGCGCCGACCTGTCCGACCTCAACTGGTACGTCGGCTTCGCGTTCTTCAAGTTCGCCGCGATCATCGCCGGCATCGTGGCCCGCTCGGCCGCCGGAGCGATGGCCGGCAAGGACACCTCCGGTTACGCGGACCGCATCGACCCGTGCGTGGAGTTGGGACGCGCCGCGCTGGACGACGGTGTCATCTAG
- the ppgK gene encoding polyphosphate--glucose phosphotransferase: MQGFGVDIGGSGIKGCLVDLDQGRLVGDRLRVETPQPSLPDPVCDVVAGIVGSFGWTGRVGVTFPGVMKHGVAHTAANVEKTWIGTDVDALLDQRIPGTVETLNDADAAGIAEMRYGAGRDKDGVVLMLTFGTGIGSALFVDGHLVPNTEFGHIQVDGEDGERRASAAAREREGLSYPEWARRVDRYLDVLEAGVWPDLIIVGGGVSKKADKWVPLLSTRTPVVPAQLQNDAGIVGAALAAHERPDVVSTPPNG; encoded by the coding sequence GTGCAGGGGTTCGGCGTGGACATCGGCGGCAGCGGCATCAAGGGGTGCCTGGTCGACCTCGACCAGGGTCGGCTCGTCGGCGACCGGTTGCGCGTGGAGACCCCGCAGCCGTCCCTGCCCGACCCGGTGTGCGACGTCGTGGCCGGCATCGTCGGAAGCTTCGGGTGGACCGGCCGGGTCGGCGTGACGTTCCCCGGCGTGATGAAGCACGGGGTGGCGCACACCGCGGCCAACGTCGAGAAGACCTGGATCGGCACCGACGTCGACGCGCTGCTGGACCAGCGGATCCCGGGCACCGTCGAGACGCTCAACGACGCCGACGCCGCGGGCATCGCCGAGATGCGCTACGGCGCCGGTCGCGACAAGGACGGCGTCGTCCTCATGCTGACCTTCGGCACCGGCATCGGCAGCGCGCTGTTCGTCGACGGGCACCTGGTGCCCAACACCGAGTTCGGCCACATCCAGGTCGACGGCGAGGACGGCGAGCGGCGGGCATCCGCGGCGGCCCGGGAGCGGGAGGGGCTCAGCTACCCCGAGTGGGCCCGGCGGGTGGACCGGTACCTCGACGTGCTGGAGGCCGGTGTCTGGCCGGACCTGATCATCGTCGGCGGCGGAGTGAGCAAGAAGGCGGACAAGTGGGTGCCGCTGCTCTCGACGCGCACGCCGGTCGTTCCGGCCCAGCTGCAGAACGACGCCGGCATCGTGGGCGCGGCGCTGGCGGCGCACGAGCGGCCCGATGTCGTGAGCACGCCTCCGAACGGGTGA